In the genome of Nocardia sp. NBC_00416, one region contains:
- the moxR1 gene encoding chaperone MoxR1 gives MLVTSTDGVSKADLAKEPPTPASSTLERDVQTLEKAIYEVKRVIVGQDRLVERLLVGVLARGHVLLEGVPGIAKTLAVETFAKVVGGSFSRVQFTPDLVPTDLVGTRIYRQGREEFDTELGPVVANFVLADEINRAPAKVQSALLEVMAERHVSIGGKTYPMPDPFLVMATQNPIESEGVYPLPEAQRDRFLFKIVVDYPSVEEEREIIYRMGVAPPEASRILEPTELIRLQKLAANTFVHHALVDYVVRVISATRTPAEFGMHDVASWVSYGASPRASLGIIAAARAVALIRGRDYVVPQDVIEVIPDVLRHRLVLSYDALADEVSPEDVIQRVLQTVGLPQVAPQAVAPGGAPPATENGNRPPAPPQQQAPAPQVPQTAGTNQPQ, from the coding sequence ATGTTGGTGACTTCGACGGACGGTGTCAGCAAGGCGGATTTGGCGAAAGAACCGCCGACGCCTGCTTCGAGCACCCTCGAGCGAGACGTCCAGACCCTGGAAAAGGCGATCTACGAGGTCAAGCGGGTCATCGTCGGACAGGATCGGCTCGTCGAGCGGCTGCTCGTCGGGGTGCTCGCCAGGGGTCATGTCCTGCTGGAAGGCGTCCCCGGTATCGCCAAGACGCTCGCGGTCGAGACCTTCGCCAAGGTGGTCGGCGGTTCGTTCTCGCGCGTCCAGTTCACCCCCGACCTGGTGCCCACGGATCTCGTGGGTACCCGCATCTACCGGCAGGGCCGGGAAGAGTTCGATACCGAACTCGGTCCCGTCGTCGCGAACTTCGTCCTCGCCGACGAGATCAACCGCGCCCCGGCCAAGGTGCAGTCGGCGCTGCTCGAGGTGATGGCCGAGCGCCATGTGTCGATCGGTGGCAAGACCTATCCCATGCCGGATCCGTTCCTGGTGATGGCGACCCAGAACCCGATCGAGAGTGAAGGCGTGTACCCGCTGCCGGAGGCGCAGCGGGACCGGTTCCTGTTCAAGATCGTTGTGGACTACCCCTCGGTCGAGGAAGAACGCGAGATCATCTACCGGATGGGCGTCGCCCCGCCGGAGGCGAGCCGGATCCTGGAACCCACGGAGCTGATCCGGTTGCAGAAACTGGCGGCGAACACCTTCGTGCACCACGCCCTGGTCGATTACGTGGTCCGGGTCATCTCCGCCACTCGTACCCCGGCCGAGTTCGGTATGCACGATGTGGCGAGCTGGGTGTCCTACGGCGCCTCACCGCGCGCCAGCCTCGGCATCATCGCCGCGGCCCGTGCCGTCGCACTGATCCGCGGCCGCGACTACGTCGTCCCGCAGGACGTGATCGAGGTGATTCCCGATGTGCTGCGGCACCGGCTCGTGCTGTCCTACGACGCGCTCGCCGACGAGGTCAGTCCCGAGGACGTGATCCAGCGGGTGCTGCAGACCGTCGGCCTCCCGCAGGTTGCTCCGCAGGCCGTGGCGCCCGGCGGCGCCCCGCCCGCCACGGAGAACGGCAATCGGCCGCCCGCGCCGCCGCAGCAGCAGGCCCCGGCGCCCCAGGTACCGCAGACCGCCGGCACGAACCAGCCCCAGTGA
- a CDS encoding Rv1476 family membrane protein, translating into MTVTHTSAFSLKATKLPDGFDSKTMQKVRADLADNAVAAPDGADQEKLAAVVDAARHEGIELSVVVIEGNPGHDSELRDLATEIAKTEHDTVLVLSQDWVGTYSDSFSRVRLELAEDHVRAVQPAEAVDVKTRTFVDRVQHEGIIDPTTVTIVLLLGIVLGIAGLSWLKARAGTKTPLPEDDSHTPERVSV; encoded by the coding sequence ATGACCGTCACCCACACCTCGGCCTTCTCCCTCAAGGCCACCAAGTTGCCGGACGGATTCGACTCGAAGACCATGCAGAAGGTCCGGGCCGATCTCGCCGACAACGCGGTGGCCGCTCCCGACGGCGCGGACCAGGAGAAGCTGGCCGCCGTAGTCGACGCAGCCCGGCACGAGGGGATCGAACTGAGCGTCGTGGTGATCGAGGGCAACCCGGGCCACGATTCCGAACTCCGCGATCTGGCCACCGAGATCGCCAAGACCGAACACGACACGGTGCTGGTACTCAGCCAGGACTGGGTGGGAACCTACAGTGATTCGTTCAGCAGAGTCCGTCTCGAACTGGCCGAGGACCATGTGCGGGCGGTCCAGCCCGCGGAGGCCGTCGACGTCAAGACCCGGACCTTCGTAGATCGCGTCCAGCACGAGGGGATCATCGATCCGACCACCGTCACGATCGTGCTCCTGCTGGGAATCGTGCTCGGAATCGCGGGCCTGTCCTGGCTGAAGGCGAGAGCCGGCACGAAAACGCCGCTACCCGAAGATGATTCACATACCCCGGAGCGCGTGTCCGTGTAG
- the acnA gene encoding aconitate hydratase AcnA: MTKSIDTFGAKGNLEVGSNSYEIFRLSAVPGTEKLPYALKVLAENLLRTEDGANITADHIRALANWDHDAQPSIEIQFTPARVVMQDFTGVPCVVDLATMREAVSALGGDPEKVNPLSPAEMVIDHSLILDVFGRADAFERNVELEYQRNGERYQFLRWGQGAFDDFKVVPPGTGIVHQVNIEYLARTVMVRNGQAYPDTCVGTDSHTTMVNGLGVLGWGVGGIEAEAAMLGQPVSMLIPRVVGFKLSGEIKPGVTATDVVLTVTDMLRKHGVVGKFVEFYGQGVAEVPLANRATLGNMSPEFGSTAAIFPIDEETINYLRLTGRTDEQLALVEAYAKEQGMWHDPAAEPTYSEYLELDLSTVVPSIAGPKRPQDRIALSESKIAFRKDIHNYVEDQHPTPHSQLDEAVEESFPASDPATLSFADDGAVDVQSAALNSNGRPSKPVRVASEERGEFILDHGAVAVAGITSCTNTSNPSVMIGAALLARNAVEKGLSSKPWVKTNMAPGSQVVTDYYEKAGLWPYLEKLGFYLGGYGCTTCIGNTGPLPEEISQAVNDNDLTVTAVLSGNRNFEGRISPDVKMNYLASPPLVIAYALAGTMDFDFENDALGKDTQGNPVFLKDIWPSAQEIDDTIKSAISQEMFTKSYADVFKGDERWRSLPTPEGNTFEWSDDSTYVRKAPYFDGMGMDPEPVADITGARVLALLGDSVTTDHISPAGAIKPGTPAADYLDSHGVARKDYNSLGSRRGNHEVMIRGTFANIRLRNQLLDDVSGGYTRDFTQEGAPQAFIYDASQNYQKAGIPLVVLGGKEYGSGSSRDWAAKGTSLLGVRAVITESFERIHRSNLIGMGVIPLQFPAGESAKSLGLTGTEVFDIAGIEELNKGTTPSTVHVTATKDDGQQVEFDAVVRIDTPGEADYYRNGGILQYVLRNMIRG, translated from the coding sequence GTGACGAAAAGTATCGATACTTTCGGCGCCAAGGGCAACCTCGAGGTCGGAAGCAACTCCTACGAGATCTTCCGGCTCTCGGCCGTGCCCGGCACCGAGAAACTCCCGTACGCACTCAAAGTCCTCGCCGAGAACCTGCTGCGCACCGAAGACGGCGCGAACATCACCGCCGACCACATCCGCGCGCTGGCGAACTGGGACCACGACGCCCAGCCCAGTATCGAGATCCAGTTCACCCCCGCGCGTGTGGTGATGCAGGACTTCACCGGCGTCCCCTGCGTGGTCGATCTGGCCACCATGCGCGAGGCGGTCTCCGCCCTCGGCGGTGACCCGGAGAAGGTCAATCCGCTCTCCCCCGCCGAGATGGTGATCGACCACTCGCTCATCCTCGACGTCTTCGGCCGCGCCGACGCCTTCGAGCGCAACGTCGAACTCGAATATCAGCGCAACGGCGAGCGCTACCAGTTCCTGCGCTGGGGACAGGGCGCCTTCGACGATTTCAAGGTCGTGCCCCCGGGCACCGGCATCGTGCACCAGGTGAACATCGAGTACCTGGCCCGCACCGTCATGGTCCGCAACGGCCAGGCCTACCCGGACACCTGCGTCGGCACCGACTCGCACACCACCATGGTCAACGGCCTGGGCGTGCTGGGCTGGGGCGTCGGCGGCATCGAGGCCGAGGCCGCCATGCTGGGCCAGCCGGTCTCCATGCTGATCCCGCGGGTGGTCGGCTTCAAGCTGTCCGGCGAGATCAAGCCGGGCGTCACCGCCACCGACGTCGTGCTCACGGTCACCGATATGCTGCGCAAGCACGGTGTCGTCGGCAAGTTCGTCGAGTTCTACGGGCAGGGCGTCGCCGAGGTGCCGCTGGCCAACCGCGCGACCCTGGGCAATATGAGCCCCGAGTTCGGCTCCACCGCGGCGATCTTCCCGATCGACGAGGAGACCATCAACTACCTGCGCCTGACCGGCCGGACCGATGAGCAGCTGGCGCTCGTCGAGGCCTACGCCAAGGAACAGGGCATGTGGCACGATCCGGCCGCCGAACCCACCTACTCCGAATATCTCGAACTCGATCTGAGCACCGTGGTGCCGTCCATCGCCGGACCCAAGCGCCCGCAGGACCGGATCGCGCTGAGCGAATCGAAGATCGCGTTCCGCAAGGACATCCACAACTATGTGGAGGATCAGCACCCGACCCCGCATTCGCAGCTGGACGAGGCGGTCGAGGAATCGTTCCCGGCTTCGGATCCGGCCACGCTGTCCTTCGCCGACGACGGCGCGGTCGACGTGCAGTCCGCGGCGCTCAACTCGAACGGCCGGCCCTCCAAGCCGGTGCGGGTCGCCTCCGAGGAGCGCGGCGAGTTCATCCTGGACCACGGCGCGGTCGCCGTCGCGGGTATCACCTCCTGCACCAACACCTCGAACCCGTCGGTCATGATCGGCGCGGCACTGCTCGCCCGCAACGCGGTCGAGAAGGGTCTGTCCAGCAAGCCGTGGGTCAAGACCAATATGGCCCCCGGTTCGCAGGTCGTCACCGACTACTACGAGAAGGCCGGCCTGTGGCCCTACCTGGAGAAGCTCGGCTTCTACCTGGGCGGTTACGGCTGCACCACCTGCATCGGCAACACCGGTCCGCTGCCGGAGGAGATCTCCCAGGCGGTCAACGACAACGACCTCACCGTCACCGCGGTGCTGTCCGGTAACCGCAACTTCGAGGGTCGTATCTCCCCCGACGTGAAGATGAACTACCTGGCCTCGCCGCCACTGGTCATCGCCTACGCGCTCGCGGGCACCATGGACTTCGACTTCGAGAACGACGCGCTCGGTAAGGACACTCAGGGCAATCCGGTGTTCCTGAAGGACATCTGGCCCTCGGCCCAGGAGATCGACGACACCATCAAGTCGGCGATCAGCCAGGAGATGTTCACCAAGTCCTACGCCGATGTCTTCAAGGGCGACGAGCGGTGGCGCAGCCTGCCCACTCCGGAGGGCAACACCTTCGAGTGGAGCGACGACTCCACCTACGTCCGCAAGGCGCCGTACTTCGACGGCATGGGGATGGACCCGGAGCCCGTCGCCGATATCACGGGTGCGCGCGTCCTGGCGCTGCTCGGCGATTCGGTGACCACCGACCACATCTCCCCCGCCGGCGCCATCAAACCGGGCACTCCGGCCGCCGATTACCTCGACTCGCACGGCGTGGCACGCAAGGACTACAACTCCTTGGGTTCGCGGCGCGGGAACCACGAGGTGATGATCCGCGGCACCTTCGCCAATATCCGGCTGCGCAACCAGCTCCTCGACGACGTCTCGGGCGGCTACACCCGCGACTTCACCCAGGAGGGTGCGCCGCAGGCGTTCATCTACGACGCGTCGCAGAACTATCAGAAGGCCGGTATCCCGCTGGTCGTGCTCGGCGGTAAGGAATACGGTTCCGGATCGTCGCGCGACTGGGCCGCGAAGGGCACCAGCCTGCTGGGCGTGCGGGCCGTGATCACCGAATCCTTCGAGCGCATCCATCGCTCGAACCTGATCGGTATGGGCGTGATCCCGCTGCAGTTCCCGGCGGGTGAATCGGCGAAGTCGCTCGGCCTGACCGGCACCGAGGTCTTCGATATCGCGGGCATCGAGGAGCTGAACAAGGGCACCACCCCGTCGACCGTGCACGTGACCGCCACCAAGGACGACGGCCAGCAGGTCGAGTTCGACGCGGTGGTCCGGATCGACACCCCCGGTGAAGCCGATTACTACCGCAACGGCGGCATTCTGCAGTATGTCCTGCGGAACATGATCCGCGGCTGA
- a CDS encoding TetR/AcrR family transcriptional regulator, whose protein sequence is MPKVSEDHLAARRTQILDGARRCFAEFGYDGATVRRLEEAIGLSRGAIFHHFRDKDALFFALAQDDAERMAEVAANQGIVQVMRNMLADPQEYNWLGTRLEIARRLRTDPEFRAGWTQRSAELTAATLARLERRKAAGALRDDVPTDVLLGYLDLVLDGLIARIASGHTNENLTAVLDLVEASVRRRP, encoded by the coding sequence ATGCCCAAGGTCAGCGAGGATCATCTGGCCGCCCGGCGCACACAGATACTCGACGGCGCCCGCCGGTGCTTCGCCGAGTTCGGGTACGACGGCGCCACCGTGCGGCGCCTGGAAGAAGCCATCGGACTGTCGCGTGGCGCGATCTTCCACCACTTCCGGGACAAGGACGCACTCTTCTTCGCCTTGGCCCAGGACGACGCCGAACGGATGGCCGAGGTGGCGGCCAACCAGGGCATCGTGCAGGTGATGCGGAACATGCTGGCCGATCCGCAGGAATACAACTGGCTGGGCACCCGGCTCGAGATCGCCCGGCGGCTGCGCACCGACCCGGAGTTCCGGGCCGGCTGGACCCAGCGTTCGGCCGAACTCACCGCGGCCACTCTGGCCCGACTGGAGCGGCGTAAGGCTGCCGGGGCGCTGCGCGACGACGTACCGACCGATGTCCTACTCGGTTATCTCGATCTCGTTCTCGACGGGCTCATCGCCCGGATCGCTTCCGGGCACACCAATGAAAACCTCACGGCCGTACTGGATCTGGTGGAAGCCTCGGTGCGCCGCCGACCCTGA
- a CDS encoding MarR family winged helix-turn-helix transcriptional regulator: MTEPEVDALGVIERQWRRERPDLDLAAMVVFGRLGRLALVAERRIDAVFREHGLRHGEFDVLAALRRAGAPFELNPSALADTLMLSRAGMTGRLDRLEGAGLVRRIADPADRRAVRVALTGAGRALIDVVVTEHTENETRLLASLSAPERDELDRIARKLLGALESG; encoded by the coding sequence ATGACCGAACCCGAAGTGGACGCGCTCGGCGTCATCGAACGGCAGTGGCGGCGCGAACGCCCCGATCTCGACCTGGCGGCGATGGTCGTCTTCGGCCGGCTGGGCCGGTTGGCCCTGGTCGCGGAGCGCAGGATCGACGCGGTGTTCCGGGAGCACGGACTGCGGCACGGTGAATTCGATGTGCTCGCGGCGCTGCGGCGGGCCGGTGCGCCTTTCGAATTGAATCCCTCCGCACTGGCCGACACCCTCATGCTGTCGCGGGCCGGGATGACGGGGCGGCTCGACCGTCTGGAGGGAGCGGGCCTGGTCCGGCGCATCGCGGACCCGGCCGATCGACGTGCGGTGCGGGTCGCGCTGACCGGCGCCGGCCGAGCCCTCATCGATGTGGTGGTCACCGAGCACACCGAGAACGAAACCCGGCTGCTGGCATCACTGTCCGCGCCGGAGCGGGACGAGCTGGACCGGATCGCGCGAAAACTGCTCGGCGCGCTGGAATCCGGGTGA
- a CDS encoding cupin domain-containing protein, producing MRLLIDAEDTGHAVSTLEVTMDRGADGAAPHYHTRSDELFYVADGELQVMVDERIVTVGAGGALVVPRTTVHAFGATPDSGARILIALMPGVQRFGYFRLLERIARKEAALDELAAAQEEYDNHFVDAPQWWAQRHAQRR from the coding sequence ATGCGCCTGCTGATCGACGCCGAGGACACCGGCCACGCGGTGAGCACCCTCGAGGTCACCATGGACCGCGGTGCCGACGGGGCCGCACCGCACTACCACACCCGCTCCGACGAGCTGTTCTACGTCGCCGACGGCGAACTGCAGGTCATGGTGGACGAACGGATCGTCACCGTGGGAGCGGGCGGGGCGCTCGTGGTGCCCCGGACGACCGTCCACGCCTTCGGCGCGACGCCCGACAGCGGCGCCCGCATCCTCATCGCGCTCATGCCCGGGGTACAGCGCTTCGGATACTTCCGGCTGCTCGAGCGCATCGCCCGGAAGGAGGCCGCACTGGACGAACTCGCCGCGGCCCAAGAGGAATATGACAACCACTTCGTCGACGCTCCACAGTGGTGGGCGCAGCGCCACGCCCAACGTCGGTGA
- a CDS encoding MvdC/MvdD family ATP grasp protein: MSTREKGPVLIVSESDDLHAAAMEATLREHHGIHPLRLDLRDFPQESGSFRLDRAGVARSLTGTAGLDEVRAVWWRRPHPSRVPAGVRADDNAYRQAECDGFVQGLLWSLPARWVNDPGCDRIAHRKIVQLDTAVRAGCAVPETLVTNDPDEAREFIESCGDRVVFKRTGTSRAEFAETRLVGTAELDRLTGIRWAPTTFQRYIDPECDLRVVWVDGQEWAVRIDSRAGAGRVDSRLDTSVGFTPTRLPATVSKSLATLMGTLGLSFGVLDLRVGIDGEHYFLEVNPQGQFAYLEIKTGLPIFTSLANLLAHGDGAVSGW; encoded by the coding sequence GTGAGCACCCGGGAAAAGGGGCCGGTTCTCATCGTCTCCGAATCCGACGATCTGCACGCAGCGGCCATGGAAGCGACGTTGCGGGAGCACCACGGGATCCATCCCCTCAGGCTGGACCTACGCGATTTCCCACAGGAATCGGGCAGTTTCCGGCTCGACCGGGCCGGGGTCGCCCGGTCGCTGACCGGCACGGCCGGTCTGGACGAAGTCCGCGCGGTCTGGTGGCGCCGCCCGCATCCGAGCCGCGTGCCCGCCGGCGTACGCGCCGACGACAATGCCTATCGGCAAGCCGAATGCGACGGGTTCGTACAGGGGCTCCTGTGGTCGCTCCCGGCCCGATGGGTCAACGATCCCGGCTGCGACCGGATCGCCCATCGCAAGATAGTGCAACTCGACACCGCCGTGCGCGCCGGCTGCGCCGTACCGGAAACCCTGGTCACCAACGACCCCGACGAGGCGCGGGAATTCATCGAATCCTGTGGCGACCGGGTCGTTTTCAAGCGCACCGGGACCTCGCGCGCGGAATTCGCCGAAACCCGGCTCGTCGGGACCGCCGAACTGGACCGGCTCACCGGGATCCGCTGGGCGCCGACGACGTTCCAGCGCTATATCGATCCGGAATGCGATCTGCGGGTGGTCTGGGTGGACGGGCAGGAATGGGCGGTGCGCATCGATTCCCGCGCCGGGGCCGGACGCGTGGACTCCCGGCTGGATACGTCCGTCGGTTTCACCCCGACTCGGCTACCGGCGACGGTCAGCAAATCATTGGCGACGCTCATGGGCACGCTGGGCCTGAGTTTCGGCGTCCTGGACCTGCGAGTCGGCATCGACGGCGAGCACTATTTCCTCGAAGTCAACCCCCAGGGGCAGTTCGCCTATCTCGAGATCAAGACCGGACTGCCGATCTTCACCAGTCTCGCCAACCTGCTGGCGCACGGTGACGGGGCCGTATCCGGCTGGTGA
- a CDS encoding helix-turn-helix domain-containing protein, with translation MGDRPVQSKSTLGKGTRVTGKSRDRLQNQLKKQYEAGASIRSLARATGRSYGFIHNVLTESHVQLRSRGGANRRKSR, from the coding sequence ATGGGCGACAGGCCGGTACAGAGCAAGAGCACATTGGGCAAGGGCACTCGCGTTACGGGAAAGTCGCGTGATCGCCTGCAAAACCAATTGAAGAAGCAATACGAGGCGGGGGCGAGTATCCGGTCACTGGCACGTGCGACCGGGCGCTCCTATGGATTCATCCACAATGTGCTGACGGAGTCGCATGTGCAACTCCGCAGCCGTGGCGGCGCCAACCGCCGTAAATCCCGCTAA
- a CDS encoding ABC-F family ATP-binding cassette domain-containing protein produces MITATDLEVRAGVRTLLSAPGPALRVQAGDRIGLVGRNGAGKTTTLRILAGEGEPYAGTILRSSDIGYLPQDPREGNLDVLARDRVLSARGLDALIRDMEKQQALMAELADEKERERAVRKYGRLEDRFSALGGYVAESEAARICNSLGLPDRVLDQTLRTLSGGQRRRIELARILFAASDGSGGRSDTTLLLDEPTNHLDADSITWLRGFLQNHDGGLIVISHDVDLLADVVNRVWFLDAVRGEADVYNMSWQKYLDARATDEQRRRRERANAEKKASALRAQAAKLGAKATKAVAAQNMAKRADRLMSELDEVRVADKVARIKFPEPAACGKTPLTAENLTKVYGSLEIFTGVDLAIDRGSRVVVLGLNGAGKTTLLRLLAGTEEPTAGGLVPGHGLKVGYFAQEHDTLDDRASVWENIRHAAPDAGEQELRGLLGAFMFSGPQLEQPAGTLSGGEKTRLALAGLVSSAANVLLLDEPTNNLDPISREQVLDALRTYAGAVVLVTHDPGAAEALNPERVILLPDGTEDHWSAEYLELIQLA; encoded by the coding sequence GTGATCACCGCGACCGACCTCGAGGTCCGGGCCGGCGTCCGTACCCTGCTGTCCGCGCCGGGACCGGCGCTGCGGGTGCAGGCCGGCGACCGGATCGGTCTGGTCGGGCGTAACGGCGCCGGTAAGACCACCACCCTGCGGATCCTGGCGGGCGAGGGCGAGCCGTACGCCGGGACGATTCTGCGCTCGAGTGATATCGGCTACCTCCCGCAGGATCCCCGGGAAGGCAACCTGGACGTCCTGGCCCGCGACCGGGTGCTCTCGGCCCGCGGACTGGACGCGCTGATCCGGGATATGGAGAAGCAGCAGGCGTTGATGGCCGAATTGGCCGATGAGAAAGAGCGCGAACGCGCCGTTCGCAAATACGGCCGGCTCGAGGATCGCTTCTCCGCGCTCGGCGGGTACGTGGCCGAGAGCGAGGCCGCCCGGATCTGCAACAGTCTGGGCCTCCCGGACCGGGTGCTGGACCAGACGCTGCGCACCTTGTCCGGTGGTCAGCGCCGGCGAATCGAGCTGGCACGCATCCTGTTCGCGGCCTCCGACGGCAGCGGCGGCCGTTCCGACACCACCCTGCTGCTGGACGAGCCCACCAACCACCTCGACGCCGACTCCATCACCTGGCTGCGTGGATTCCTGCAGAACCACGACGGGGGACTCATCGTGATCAGCCACGATGTGGACCTGCTCGCCGATGTGGTGAACAGGGTGTGGTTCCTCGACGCGGTACGCGGTGAGGCCGACGTCTACAACATGAGCTGGCAGAAGTACCTCGACGCCCGTGCGACCGATGAACAGCGCCGGCGCCGGGAGCGGGCCAATGCGGAGAAGAAGGCGTCGGCGCTGCGCGCCCAGGCCGCCAAACTCGGCGCCAAGGCCACCAAAGCCGTTGCCGCGCAGAATATGGCCAAACGCGCCGATCGGCTGATGTCGGAGCTGGACGAGGTCCGGGTGGCCGACAAGGTCGCGCGGATCAAGTTCCCCGAACCGGCCGCGTGCGGCAAGACGCCGCTGACGGCAGAGAACCTGACGAAGGTCTACGGTTCCCTGGAGATCTTCACCGGGGTGGATCTGGCCATCGACCGGGGTAGCCGCGTGGTGGTGCTCGGCCTCAACGGCGCGGGTAAGACCACGCTGCTGCGTCTGCTGGCGGGCACCGAGGAACCGACGGCCGGTGGGCTGGTGCCGGGCCACGGACTCAAGGTCGGGTATTTCGCGCAGGAACACGACACCCTCGACGACAGGGCCTCGGTCTGGGAGAACATCCGGCATGCCGCCCCGGACGCGGGTGAGCAGGAACTGCGCGGTCTGCTGGGCGCCTTCATGTTCAGCGGCCCGCAGCTGGAACAGCCGGCCGGGACGCTGTCCGGCGGTGAGAAGACCCGGCTCGCGCTGGCGGGGCTGGTCTCCTCGGCGGCCAACGTACTGCTGCTGGACGAACCCACCAACAACCTCGACCCGATCTCGCGTGAGCAGGTCCTCGACGCCCTGCGCACCTATGCGGGCGCGGTCGTCCTGGTGACCCACGATCCGGGGGCGGCCGAAGCGCTCAACCCGGAGCGGGTGATCCTGCTTCCGGACGGCACCGAGGACCACTGGTCGGCCGAGTATCTGGAATTGATTCAGCTCGCGTGA
- a CDS encoding SDR family oxidoreductase — translation MSTDLLGKSALVSGASRGIGHAVAAELLSRGANVLITARKPEPLEKAAAELRALGHQGEVVAVAGNSGDGEARTAAVQRAVAEFGSLDILINNTGINPVYGALMEADLDAVRKIFDVNVVAALGYIQEAYKAWMGEHGGAVVNVASVAGIRSTGVIAAYGASKAALIRLTDELAWQLGPNIRVNAVAPGVVKTSFADALYSADEDAAAQVYPMKRLGSPEDVARLIAFLASDQAAWITGETVRVDGGLLSTGGL, via the coding sequence ATGAGCACCGATCTGTTGGGCAAGAGCGCGCTGGTCTCCGGAGCCAGCCGGGGGATCGGCCACGCGGTGGCCGCCGAACTGCTGAGCCGGGGCGCGAATGTGCTGATCACCGCGCGCAAACCCGAACCGTTGGAGAAAGCGGCCGCTGAACTGCGTGCGCTGGGACACCAGGGCGAGGTCGTCGCCGTGGCCGGCAACTCCGGCGACGGCGAGGCGCGTACCGCGGCGGTGCAACGGGCGGTCGCCGAATTCGGGTCGCTGGACATCCTGATCAACAACACCGGGATCAATCCGGTGTACGGCGCGCTGATGGAAGCCGACCTCGATGCGGTGCGCAAAATTTTCGACGTGAACGTCGTGGCCGCGCTGGGCTACATCCAGGAGGCGTACAAGGCGTGGATGGGCGAGCACGGCGGCGCCGTGGTCAACGTGGCGAGCGTGGCCGGGATCCGTTCCACCGGGGTGATCGCCGCTTACGGCGCGTCCAAAGCGGCACTGATCCGGCTCACCGACGAACTGGCCTGGCAGCTGGGCCCGAACATCCGGGTCAACGCGGTCGCGCCCGGGGTCGTGAAGACCAGCTTCGCGGATGCGCTCTACTCGGCCGACGAGGACGCCGCCGCGCAGGTCTATCCGATGAAACGGCTGGGCTCCCCGGAGGACGTGGCGCGACTGATCGCGTTCCTGGCTTCCGATCAGGCGGCGTGGATCACCGGTGAGACGGTTCGCGTCGACGGCGGTCTGCTGTCGACCGGCGGTCTCTGA
- a CDS encoding PaaI family thioesterase, translating into MTEQQTRPPTSMADLSAEQINEISKGTFADLIGLRVTEAGPDRVCGEWTVTPQLHQPAGIQNGGVLCTVVETLASTGGSAWYGERGVVVGVNNSTDFLRAVREGTLTAEATPLHRGGMQQLWQVVVTDEGGRKIAHGQVRLQNLPHRA; encoded by the coding sequence ATGACCGAACAGCAGACCCGCCCCCCGACATCGATGGCCGATCTCAGTGCCGAACAGATCAACGAGATCAGCAAGGGGACCTTCGCGGATCTCATCGGTCTGCGGGTGACCGAGGCGGGTCCGGACCGGGTCTGTGGCGAATGGACCGTCACCCCGCAGCTGCACCAGCCCGCCGGGATCCAGAACGGCGGTGTGCTGTGCACCGTGGTGGAAACTCTGGCCAGCACCGGCGGCTCCGCCTGGTACGGCGAGCGGGGCGTGGTGGTCGGAGTCAACAACAGTACCGACTTCCTGCGCGCGGTCCGTGAGGGGACGCTGACCGCTGAGGCCACCCCGCTGCATCGCGGCGGCATGCAGCAGCTGTGGCAGGTCGTGGTCACCGACGAGGGTGGGCGAAAGATCGCGCACGGCCAGGTCCGGTTGCAGAACCTTCCGCATCGCGCCTGA